CAGATCCTGGTGCAGCGCGGCCAGAGTCTCCAGCGCGAGGTAGGGATGCACCGCTTCGGCGCCAAAGCCCGCCAGCACCGCGAAGTGGTGCACCTCGCGAGCCGAGCCGGTCTCGACCACGAGGCCGACCGTGGTGCGAAGGCCCTCACGCACCAGGTGATGGTGGATGGCCGACAGCGCCAGCAGCGCTGGGATGGCCAACTGGCTGCGGCTGGCGCGGCGGTCGCTGATCAGAATAATGTTGTGGCCACTCTTTTGCGCGTCCACGACCTCAGCGCACAGGCTCGCAATCTTGGCCTCGACCCCCTCATTGCCCCATTCCACCGGGTAGCAGATGTCCAGCTCGTAGCTCTTGAACTTGCCATGGGTGTGCCGCTCAATATCGCGCAGCCGCTGCATATCGGCAAAGTCCAGCACCGGCTGATCGACCTCCAGGCGCACCGGAGGGTTGATGGCGTTGATGTCCAGCAGATTCGGCTTCGGGCCGATGAAACTGTTCAGGCTCATCACGATGGCCTCGCGGATCGGGTCGATCGGCGGGTTGGTCACCTGCGCAAAGAGCTGCTTGAAGTAGTTGTAGAGCGGCTTGTTCTTGTCGGACAGCACCGCCAGCGGCGAGTCATTGCCCATCGACCCGATGCCCTCCTCGCCGGTCGCCGCCATCGGGCTGAGCAGGAACTTCAAATCTTCCTGCGTCATGCCAAAGGCCTGCTGGCGATCCAGCAGGGACTCAGGGAACTCGGGCGCCCGTGCATCGGCGGGGGCGGGGATGCTGTCGAGCTTGATGCGGACGTTCTCAATCCACTGGCGATAGGGCCGGCTGCTGGCCAGCTGCGCCTTGAGTTCGTCGTCCTCGACGATGCGGCCCTGCTCCAGATCGATCAGGAACATCTTGCCGGGCTGCAGGCGCCACTTTTTGACGATGCGGTTCTCGGGGATGGGCAGCACGCCGGACTCCGAAGCCAGCACCACCAGGTCATCGTCGGTCACGATATAGCGCGCCGGGCGCAGGCCATTGCGATCCAAGGTGGCGCCAATCTGCCGGCCGTCCGTGAAGACCATCGCGGCCGGGCCATCCCAGGGCTCCATCATGGCGGCGTGGTATTCATAGAAGGCACGGCGGCGCTCGTCCATCAGCTCGTGCTGCTCCCAGGCCTCGGGGATCATCATCATGGCGGCATGGGCCAACGGATAGCCCGCCATGACCAGCAGCTCCAACGCGTTGTCAAACACCGCCGTGTCGCTCTGCCCCGCCATGCTGATGGGGTAGAGCTTCTTCAAGTCTTCGCCCAGCACGGGGGACTTCATCACACCCTCGCGCGCGCGCATCCAGTTGAAGTTGCCCTTGACGGTGTTGATCTCGCCGTTGTGGGCCACCATCCGGTAGGGATGGGCCAGGGGCCACTCGGGGAAGGTGTTGGTAGAGAAGCGCTGGTGCACCAGGGCCAGGGCCGAGGCTACCCGGGGGTCGGCCAAGTCTTTGTAATAGACGCCCACTTGATCGGCCAGCAACAGACCCTTGTAAATGACGGTGCGGCAGCTCATCGAAGGCACGTAGTACTCGCGGCTGTGCGTAAGCCCCAGCGCCTGGATGGCGGAGCTGGCGGTCTTGCGGATGACATAGAGCTTGCGCTCCAGCGCATCGGGCACGATCACGTCGGGGCCTCGGCCGATGAAGACCTGCTTGAGGATGGGCTCCTTTTCACGCACCGCCGGGGACATCGGCATCTCGCGGTCCACCGGGACCTCGCGCCAGCCCAGCAGCACCTGGCCCTCGGCACGCACCGCGCGCTCCAACTCCTGAATGCAGGCCAAGCGCGAGGCGTGCTCCTTGGGCAAAAAGATCATGCCTACGCCGTACTCGCCAGGAGGCGGCAGGCTCACGCCCTGAGCTGCCATTTCGGCACGGTAGAACTCATCAGGGATCTGGATCAGGATGCCCGCGCCGTCACCCATCAGCTTGTCGGCCCCGACAGCACCGCGGTGGTCCAAGTTCTCGAGAATTTTGAGACCCTGTTGAACGATGGCGTGGCTGCGCTGCCCTTTGATGTGGGCCACAAAGCCCACGCCACAGGCGTCCCTCTCCTGCTCGGGTCGGTACAGGCCGTGGCCGGCCAAGTGCTGCCGCTCTAGCTCGTCGGCAGGACGGATAGGGGCCAATGCGGGTGTAGCGGGAACGGCAGACATCTTGGACTCCGGCAGGGAACTGCACGGAGCCTATCCGCTCAAAGGGCGTAACTCACTCGAAACCAAATGGGGTCAGAGTCAATAACAAAGACCAAGAAAGCAGGCTTCGCGGTTAATTGGGGACAGAGTGCAAGCGGGGACGCCCGACCGGCCTCGCGCTCATCGGCCGATCCAGTTGCTGCGCCAACTGGGATGCCCGGGCTGGGCTTAGCAGCGGCCAGCCCCCGTGAACATGGCGCCGCAGCTGACTCAGCAGGTCCGGTGCCAGCGGCTCGGCCAGGGCATGACGCCAGCGCAGCTCGCGCTCAAAGGGTGTGTTGCCCAGAGCCCAGTGCGCCGCGTGCTCGGCGATGAGCGGATCGCGACGCTGACCCAAGTGGTGGGCCGCGCTGCTCCAGGCGTAGTCAGCTGCGGTATCCACCAGCCCGGCTCGCTGGGGATGTTGCTCGATGTATTGCAAAGCCGCTGCGTAGAACAGCGGGGCCTCGATCAGGGTGGTGCGGAAGCGCCCTTCCCACAACGTGCCGCAGCGTCCATGACGGCGATTGAAGCCGGCCACGTAGCGACGACCCAGGGTCTGCATGGCGCGGGCCAACCCGTCCGCCTCGTGCGGTGTGACCAGCAGGTGAATGTGGTTGGGCATCAACACATAGCCGTGGACCAGCACACCATGCAAACGCGTGGCCTCGCGCAGGGCGTCCAAATAGGCTTGGCGATCCGCATCGTCCATGAACACCGGTTGGCGGTTGTGGCCGCGCTGCAGAACATGATGCGGTTGACCGGCTAACACCAGCCGAGCCTGACGGGCCATGCGGCCTCTCCGGAAGTCACTCTGTCCCCTATTCTGAGGCGGGAATCACTCGCTGGGGAACAGACGCAGTCCGGTCAGGCGCTGGTGTTCGCGAATGGCGAAACGGTCGGTCATCCCAGCGAGGTAATCCGCCACAGCCCGGGCGGGGTCCTCGTCGCGAGGATCGG
Above is a window of Inhella inkyongensis DNA encoding:
- a CDS encoding transposase; amino-acid sequence: MARQARLVLAGQPHHVLQRGHNRQPVFMDDADRQAYLDALREATRLHGVLVHGYVLMPNHIHLLVTPHEADGLARAMQTLGRRYVAGFNRRHGRCGTLWEGRFRTTLIEAPLFYAAALQYIEQHPQRAGLVDTAADYAWSSAAHHLGQRRDPLIAEHAAHWALGNTPFERELRWRHALAEPLAPDLLSQLRRHVHGGWPLLSPARASQLAQQLDRPMSARPVGRPRLHSVPN